In Deinococcus yavapaiensis KR-236, a genomic segment contains:
- a CDS encoding DUF4388 domain-containing protein — MLSGNLADFALLDVMQLLLTSGRSGKLHIDHPRGGDVWLTSGDVVHASALGRTGDEALSLIASLIEGRFNFDQNAVAPARTVNIRREALLTRLLTESDAWQPLDKAFPDWTTPLRFTGGWSDQTRVTRKQYKALSLVGRGGLDVMVGASPLPPRELLETLLPFWQAGKLEYVA; from the coding sequence ATGCTTTCAGGCAATCTCGCGGACTTCGCCCTGCTCGACGTGATGCAACTGCTGCTCACGAGCGGACGGTCGGGGAAGTTGCACATCGATCATCCTCGCGGTGGTGACGTGTGGTTGACGAGCGGCGACGTCGTGCATGCGAGCGCCCTCGGCCGCACCGGCGATGAAGCGCTCAGCCTCATCGCCAGCCTCATCGAAGGGCGCTTCAACTTCGACCAGAACGCCGTGGCGCCCGCACGCACCGTGAACATACGTCGCGAAGCCCTGCTCACCCGCTTGCTCACGGAGAGCGACGCGTGGCAACCGCTCGACAAGGCCTTTCCCGATTGGACGACCCCGCTGCGGTTCACGGGCGGTTGGAGCGACCAGACGCGCGTGACACGCAAGCAGTACAAAGCGCTTTCGCTGGTTGGACGCGGAGGGCTCGACGTCATGGTGGGCGCTTCGCCGCTGCCACCCCGCGAATTGCTGGAGACGCTCCTGCCCTTCTGGCAGGCGGGCAAATTGGAATACGTCGCTTGA
- the murA gene encoding UDP-N-acetylglucosamine 1-carboxyvinyltransferase yields the protein MPVSQLAPLVILGGSPLEGEIAVQPSKNAALPIIVASLLSSEPITLHGIPRLSDIHTILDIVASLGTRFEWIGPNSVVLHTPHLTSVETPYALVSKMRASFIVMGALLSRAGEAKVSLPGGCAFGYRPVDQHLKAFRAIGVTLTEDAGSFSATRPQPLTGGYVFEMLTVGGTQNAILAAVLGEGTVRLENASIDTDVADMVNFLNSLGARITGAGTHTIVVEGVEKLSGGEYTVIPDRIEAGTWMIAAAATRSKLALTNVHPAHLRALSGKLQEMGAQVLEGERTLLVDARASLVPTNVTTAAFPGFPTDIQPQMAALLATVEGTSAVTDPVYPDRLTHVAPLVRMGADISVMDHTQVIRGGTLLHGAHVRAADIRAGAALFVAALAAQGETVIDGMQYINRGYERIAERLKSIGANVRQDEAVFATAMD from the coding sequence ATGCCAGTGTCTCAACTCGCGCCCCTCGTGATCCTCGGCGGCTCACCCTTAGAAGGCGAAATCGCCGTTCAACCCAGCAAGAACGCCGCGCTTCCCATCATCGTCGCCTCCCTGCTCTCGAGCGAACCGATCACCTTGCACGGCATTCCGCGCCTCTCGGATATCCACACCATTCTCGACATCGTCGCGTCGCTCGGGACCCGCTTCGAGTGGATCGGCCCGAACTCGGTCGTCCTGCACACGCCGCACCTGACGTCCGTCGAAACGCCGTACGCTCTCGTCAGCAAGATGCGCGCTTCGTTCATCGTGATGGGAGCGCTTCTTTCGCGCGCGGGCGAAGCCAAGGTCAGCTTGCCGGGCGGCTGCGCCTTCGGTTACCGTCCCGTCGATCAGCACCTCAAGGCCTTCCGCGCGATCGGCGTCACCCTCACCGAGGACGCGGGCTCCTTCTCGGCCACGCGGCCCCAGCCTCTCACGGGCGGCTACGTCTTCGAGATGCTGACGGTGGGCGGCACGCAAAACGCCATTCTCGCCGCCGTGCTCGGCGAAGGCACGGTTCGCCTCGAAAACGCCTCGATCGACACGGACGTCGCCGACATGGTGAACTTCCTCAACTCGCTTGGAGCGCGCATCACGGGCGCGGGCACGCACACCATCGTCGTCGAAGGCGTCGAGAAGCTTTCGGGCGGCGAGTACACCGTCATTCCCGACCGCATCGAAGCGGGCACGTGGATGATCGCGGCGGCCGCGACGCGCTCGAAACTCGCCCTCACGAACGTTCACCCTGCCCACCTGCGCGCGCTGAGCGGCAAGTTGCAGGAGATGGGCGCGCAAGTCCTCGAAGGCGAGCGGACCCTGCTCGTCGACGCGCGAGCGAGCTTGGTGCCGACGAACGTCACCACCGCTGCCTTTCCCGGCTTCCCGACGGACATCCAGCCTCAAATGGCCGCGCTGCTCGCCACGGTCGAGGGAACGAGCGCCGTCACCGATCCCGTGTACCCCGATCGTCTCACGCACGTCGCGCCGCTCGTACGCATGGGCGCCGACATCAGCGTGATGGACCACACGCAAGTCATTCGCGGCGGCACGTTGCTGCACGGCGCCCACGTCCGCGCCGCCGACATTCGCGCGGGCGCCGCGCTCTTCGTGGCCGCCCTCGCCGCTCAAGGAGAGACCGTCATCGACGGAATGCAGTACATCAACCGCGGGTACGAGCGGATCGCGGAGCGCTTGAAAAGCATCGGCGCGAACGTGCGGCAAGACGAAGCGGTGTTCGCCACGGCGATGGACTGA
- a CDS encoding transcriptional regulator, which translates to MPKKERKRLQVVISEEQDALLTKTAYELSSPERLISKSEVVRLAIEKIAKDLEAGGESTEEYRALLEDEDIKDD; encoded by the coding sequence ATGCCGAAGAAAGAACGCAAACGCCTACAAGTGGTGATTTCAGAAGAGCAAGACGCTCTTCTGACGAAAACCGCTTACGAACTGTCGAGCCCCGAGCGTCTCATTTCAAAGAGCGAAGTCGTGCGGCTCGCGATCGAGAAGATCGCCAAGGACTTGGAAGCGGGCGGCGAGTCCACCGAAGAGTACCGAGCTTTGCTGGAAGACGAGGACATCAAGGACGACTGA